Proteins found in one Variovorax terrae genomic segment:
- a CDS encoding YybH family protein — protein sequence MTQQNAADVIKARYKAWMEAIRNKDLDTVMDMYADDATYMPPGRKPIVGKAAVRQNWAAYLQRDSFVANYTPTIQVSQSGDMAFDIGHYEISMKKDGQPVTFVGKYVVVWRLIDGQWKAVVDIDNDNGPSA from the coding sequence ATGACCCAGCAGAACGCTGCCGATGTCATCAAAGCACGCTACAAGGCCTGGATGGAGGCCATTCGGAACAAGGACCTAGACACAGTTATGGACATGTACGCCGATGACGCGACCTACATGCCACCAGGTCGCAAGCCCATCGTCGGAAAGGCTGCTGTACGCCAGAACTGGGCTGCATATCTGCAGCGCGATAGTTTCGTCGCGAACTACACCCCTACCATCCAAGTGTCCCAGTCGGGCGACATGGCTTTCGACATCGGTCACTACGAGATCAGCATGAAGAAGGATGGCCAGCCAGTGACCTTCGTGGGCAAGTATGTGGTGGTCTGGCGGTTGATTGACGGACAGTGGAAGGCGGTTGTCGATATCGACAACGACAACGGCCCCTCCGCATAA
- a CDS encoding Lrp/AsnC family transcriptional regulator has translation MTQPKRNFLDSIDRKLVKLLLKDGRASFKTLAAEVGLTAPACAERVRRLREEGVIKGYRADVDWNLLGLPINALIRIGAAAEHGKGLLKAFRDTPNVIEVLRVTGSDSYVVHILARSSEELETVIDKIGSFGVVNTSLVLSTPLPASERVANTLGSTD, from the coding sequence GTGACTCAGCCCAAGCGAAACTTTCTCGACTCGATTGACCGCAAGCTGGTCAAGCTGCTACTGAAGGATGGCCGGGCGTCGTTCAAAACCCTGGCGGCAGAGGTGGGCCTGACTGCGCCCGCCTGTGCCGAGCGCGTGCGGCGACTGCGCGAGGAAGGCGTGATCAAGGGGTACAGGGCCGACGTCGACTGGAACCTGCTGGGCCTGCCCATCAATGCGCTCATCCGGATCGGTGCAGCCGCGGAGCATGGCAAGGGCCTGCTCAAGGCCTTCCGCGATACACCCAACGTCATCGAAGTCCTGCGCGTCACAGGTTCCGACAGCTATGTGGTGCACATCCTGGCCCGATCCAGCGAAGAGCTGGAAACCGTGATCGACAAGATTGGAAGCTTTGGCGTCGTCAATACGTCGCTGGTGCTTTCCACGCCGCTTCCTGCCTCGGAACGAGTGGCGAACACCCTAGGTTCGACAGACTAG
- a CDS encoding RidA family protein gives MSNNNIQRLRLPENDPTFGSNKVFDLFQYSPAVKAGGLVFIAGQVGIRPDGTVPESAEEQIDLAFKRLGAILAHEGLGFEDLVELVSYHVRIDEQLTQFREIKERYITRDFPAWTILGMASLARPNLLIEIKAVAAAK, from the coding sequence ATGTCCAATAACAACATCCAACGTCTGCGCCTGCCCGAGAACGATCCGACCTTTGGCAGCAACAAGGTCTTCGACCTGTTCCAGTACTCGCCCGCCGTGAAGGCCGGGGGCCTGGTCTTCATTGCCGGCCAGGTCGGCATCCGCCCCGACGGCACCGTGCCGGAAAGCGCCGAGGAACAGATCGATCTGGCCTTCAAGCGCTTGGGCGCGATCCTGGCACACGAAGGCCTGGGCTTCGAGGATCTGGTCGAGTTGGTGTCCTACCACGTGCGCATCGATGAGCAGTTGACGCAGTTCCGAGAAATCAAGGAGCGCTACATCACGCGCGACTTTCCGGCGTGGACCATCCTGGGCATGGCCTCGCTGGCCCGGCCGAACCTGCTTATCGAGATCAAGGCTGTCGCCGCTGCCAAGTGA
- a CDS encoding 4-hydroxyphenylpyruvate dioxygenase family protein yields MTQVITAGFSFVEFVSAKPEDLVPLFERLGFKPIGQSERTNAVLMRQGEATVIVNPAPNPFRDVHGASVRAIGINVDSAKNAVAQALGGGAREASPEEFGTYVVQSPAIVGIGDSLVYFVDGDVYAEFSKPYAATLSNHDAAIIAIDHTSNIVRPENLDLWADFYKDTFAFTQKQYLDVKGKKTGMRARSMVSPCGKVSIPIAAAAHDAPGVLNQNDEFIRDYKGEGIQHIALLSSNIEQTISFLQQGGIEFMDAPADAYYNGIGSRVPEHGLDIAAMKKRGILVDGKGGDRILLQRFTGRQVGPVFFEIIERRGEDGFGDGNFKALFESQEADQVKRGTMDAAHG; encoded by the coding sequence ATGACACAAGTCATTACCGCAGGCTTTTCGTTCGTCGAGTTCGTGTCGGCAAAGCCTGAGGATCTTGTTCCCCTTTTCGAGCGGCTCGGCTTCAAGCCGATTGGGCAATCCGAGCGAACCAACGCCGTCCTGATGCGGCAGGGCGAAGCAACGGTGATCGTTAATCCGGCGCCGAATCCTTTCCGCGATGTGCATGGCGCCTCGGTGCGCGCGATCGGCATCAATGTTGATAGTGCGAAGAACGCGGTGGCACAGGCGCTCGGTGGTGGCGCCCGCGAGGCCAGCCCGGAAGAGTTCGGCACCTATGTCGTCCAGAGTCCAGCCATTGTTGGTATCGGCGATAGCCTGGTGTACTTCGTGGACGGCGACGTCTACGCCGAGTTCTCCAAGCCTTATGCCGCCACGCTATCGAATCATGACGCCGCAATCATCGCGATCGACCACACCTCCAATATCGTGCGCCCCGAGAACCTCGACCTGTGGGCGGATTTCTACAAGGACACGTTCGCGTTCACGCAGAAGCAGTACCTGGACGTCAAGGGCAAGAAAACCGGCATGCGGGCACGTTCTATGGTCAGCCCCTGTGGGAAGGTGTCGATTCCGATCGCCGCCGCTGCGCATGACGCGCCCGGCGTCCTGAACCAGAACGACGAGTTCATCCGCGACTATAAGGGCGAGGGCATCCAGCACATTGCGCTGCTGTCCTCGAACATCGAGCAGACCATCAGCTTCCTGCAGCAGGGGGGTATCGAATTCATGGATGCACCGGCTGATGCCTACTACAACGGCATCGGCTCCCGTGTGCCTGAGCATGGCCTGGACATCGCTGCCATGAAAAAGCGCGGCATCCTGGTCGATGGCAAGGGCGGTGACCGCATCCTGCTGCAGCGTTTTACGGGGCGTCAGGTCGGCCCGGTGTTCTTCGAGATCATCGAACGCCGTGGTGAAGACGGCTTTGGAGACGGTAACTTCAAAGCATTGTTCGAGAGCCAGGAAGCCGACCAGGTCAAGCGCGGCACAATGGATGCAGCTCACGGCTGA